The Ruminococcus bovis genome includes a region encoding these proteins:
- the pstB gene encoding phosphate ABC transporter ATP-binding protein PstB produces the protein MNKFDINDLVLHYGDFKAIKGINLGIEQNKITSFIGPSGCGKSTVLKTLNRMNDLVEGCKIEGQVLLDGQDIFKDIDVNTLRKRVGMVFQHPNPFPMSIYDNLTYGPITHGIRKKSELNEIVETTLRQAALWDEVKDKLKKSALALSGGQQQRLCIARALTVNPEVILMDEPTSALDPISTSKIEDLTLELKDKYTIVIVTHSMQQAARISDKTAFFLLGEVIEYGDTHQIFSTPKNKKTEDYISGRFG, from the coding sequence ATGAACAAATTTGATATAAATGACCTTGTACTTCATTATGGAGATTTCAAGGCTATCAAGGGTATTAACCTTGGTATTGAACAAAACAAAATCACCTCTTTTATTGGACCATCCGGTTGTGGTAAATCAACTGTACTAAAGACACTTAACAGAATGAATGACCTTGTTGAGGGTTGTAAGATTGAGGGTCAGGTGCTTTTAGATGGTCAAGATATTTTCAAGGATATTGATGTTAACACTCTTAGAAAAAGAGTAGGTATGGTATTCCAGCATCCAAACCCATTTCCAATGAGTATTTACGATAACCTAACTTATGGTCCTATTACTCATGGTATCAGAAAGAAAAGTGAACTTAACGAAATTGTAGAAACAACTCTTCGTCAAGCTGCTTTGTGGGATGAAGTTAAGGATAAACTAAAGAAGTCAGCCTTAGCACTTTCAGGTGGTCAGCAACAAAGACTATGTATTGCCAGAGCCTTAACAGTTAATCCGGAAGTAATCCTGATGGATGAACCAACATCAGCCCTTGACCCAATCTCTACATCAAAGATTGAGGACTTAACACTTGAACTAAAGGACAAATACACAATTGTTATTGTTACTCACTCAATGCAACAGGCAGCCAGAATTTCTGACAAAACTGCATTTTTCCTACTTGGTGAGGTTATTGAATATGGTGACACACATCAGATTTTCTCAACACCAAAGAATAAGAAAACAGAAGATTATATTTCAGGAAGGTTCGGATAA
- the pstA gene encoding phosphate ABC transporter permease PstA yields the protein MDKLKTYLKHPLSFVLLILIGLAAVVTVASIIFIIIYILVNGIPNLTSDLFSLHYNSKNQSMLPSIFNTVFITFLTLLIAVPIGIFSAVYLVEYAKKGSKLVKVIRVTTETLAGIPSIVFGLFGFLAFVIALGWGYSMIAGVLTLVMMVLPTIIRTTEEALLAVPNSYREGSFGLGAGKIRTIFKIIVPTAIPGILSGVILAIGRIVGETAALIYTSGTVAETATSLTDSARTLSVHLYCLLSEGLFTNQAYATAVILLLLVVGINALSNFIAKKLAKK from the coding sequence ATGGATAAGCTAAAGACATATTTAAAACACCCTCTTTCATTTGTACTACTGATATTAATAGGTTTGGCAGCAGTAGTAACTGTAGCAAGTATTATATTTATTATTATTTACATACTTGTAAACGGTATTCCTAACTTAACATCTGATTTGTTTAGTCTACACTATAACTCCAAGAATCAGTCAATGTTACCATCAATCTTTAACACAGTGTTTATTACATTTTTAACACTGCTAATTGCAGTACCTATCGGTATTTTCTCAGCAGTTTATCTTGTTGAATATGCTAAGAAAGGCAGTAAGCTGGTTAAAGTTATTAGAGTTACAACAGAAACCCTAGCCGGTATTCCTTCAATTGTATTTGGTCTATTTGGTTTCCTAGCATTTGTTATTGCTTTAGGTTGGGGTTACTCAATGATAGCCGGTGTACTTACACTTGTAATGATGGTTCTTCCAACAATTATCAGAACAACGGAAGAGGCACTACTTGCAGTACCTAATTCATACAGAGAGGGTTCTTTCGGTTTAGGTGCAGGTAAAATCAGAACAATCTTTAAGATTATTGTACCAACTGCAATTCCGGGTATTCTTTCCGGTGTTATCCTGGCAATCGGTAGAATTGTTGGTGAAACAGCAGCACTTATCTATACATCAGGTACAGTAGCAGAAACTGCAACAAGCCTTACAGACTCAGCAAGAACACTTTCAGTTCACCTATATTGCTTGTTGTCAGAGGGTTTATTTACCAACCAAGCCTATGCAACTGCAGTTATACTTCTACTACTTGTTGTTGGTATCAACGCACTATCAAACTTTATTGCAAAGAAACTTGCAAAGAAATAA
- a CDS encoding O-antigen ligase family protein encodes MDKENKKTLSHSMGNVAIIFVTLMFSIFPLYLSDRYYFIRHDKLYAFYVLAGLLVIVMGNVFLVHYNKREKENKIENKKNKFSFTDYGMIGFFISAIISTLISDYKFDSLTGALGRNNGLILIFAYFVIYFIISRTYRENKVVPIVMAVVSSVVAFIGILQQFYWDPLNLYNGMSSSQYTKFISTIGNRNIFSAYLTIVMPLCMVLFILSKKYYQKIIYGVSTVITFGGIVCCNSDGSILGTLGLFVFCYIFFIRNLKDFSNLLIITSLMLIGCKVIRYFSYIMDDYSMGFSAIESTLVYGNTYVVIGITLVLGIFLNIFSEEKGITKTPKVITLSLIFLTILLFALGVFAFCYFTFIDTKTSLRGAMKYFRFNDSWGTHRGFMWIRGIYIFLNVNIIQKLFGTGCDTFGQIMTDMGYNDELMAFKNETTNAAHNIYLNYLVTVGIMGVLSYITFVVSALIRGIKRSLSNKYCVVLVASVISYSIQAIVNIDQPITTPLFIVIVALLENQNRIKA; translated from the coding sequence ATGGATAAAGAGAATAAAAAAACTCTATCTCACTCTATGGGGAATGTTGCTATAATCTTTGTCACATTGATGTTTTCAATTTTCCCCTTATATTTGTCAGATAGATATTATTTCATAAGACATGACAAGCTATATGCCTTTTATGTTTTAGCCGGTTTACTTGTTATTGTAATGGGTAATGTTTTTCTTGTTCATTACAATAAAAGAGAAAAAGAAAATAAAATAGAAAACAAGAAAAATAAATTTTCCTTTACCGATTACGGAATGATAGGATTTTTCATTTCTGCTATTATAAGCACACTTATTTCTGACTATAAATTTGACAGTCTTACCGGTGCATTAGGTAGGAACAATGGGCTTATACTTATCTTTGCTTACTTTGTTATTTATTTTATAATTTCCAGAACATACAGAGAAAACAAAGTTGTTCCTATAGTTATGGCAGTTGTTTCATCAGTCGTAGCATTTATAGGAATTTTGCAACAGTTCTACTGGGACCCACTGAATTTATACAACGGTATGAGTTCAAGTCAATACACAAAGTTCATTTCTACAATAGGCAACAGAAATATTTTTTCAGCTTATTTAACTATTGTAATGCCACTTTGTATGGTACTATTTATTCTTTCAAAGAAATATTATCAAAAGATAATTTACGGTGTATCTACTGTAATCACCTTTGGTGGTATAGTTTGTTGCAACAGTGATGGCAGTATCTTAGGTACATTGGGACTGTTTGTATTTTGCTATATATTCTTTATTAGAAATTTAAAGGACTTTTCAAACCTACTGATTATCACTTCACTAATGCTTATAGGGTGTAAAGTTATCAGATATTTCTCTTATATTATGGATGACTACAGTATGGGATTTAGTGCAATAGAAAGTACTTTAGTCTATGGCAACACCTATGTTGTAATAGGAATTACCCTTGTTTTAGGAATTTTCTTAAATATTTTTAGTGAAGAAAAAGGCATTACAAAGACACCAAAGGTCATTACCCTATCACTTATTTTCCTAACAATATTACTGTTTGCTTTAGGGGTATTTGCATTTTGCTACTTTACCTTTATTGACACAAAAACATCCTTAAGAGGTGCTATGAAGTACTTTAGATTTAACGACAGTTGGGGTACTCACAGAGGCTTTATGTGGATAAGAGGCATTTACATTTTCCTAAATGTAAATATTATTCAAAAGCTATTCGGTACAGGTTGTGATACCTTTGGTCAGATTATGACTGATATGGGGTACAATGATGAGCTGATGGCTTTCAAGAATGAAACAACCAATGCTGCCCATAATATCTACCTAAATTACCTTGTAACAGTTGGAATAATGGGTGTGTTGTCTTACATTACTTTTGTGGTTTCTGCCCTTATACGAGGAATTAAGAGAAGTTTAAGCAATAAATATTGTGTTGTCCTTGTGGCAAGTGTTATTTCTTACAGTATCCAAGCAATTGTCAATATTGACCAGCCTATCACCACTCCCCTGTTTATTGTAATTGTTGCATTGCTTGAAAACCAAAACAGAATAAAAGCATAA
- the phoU gene encoding phosphate signaling complex protein PhoU, with translation MRDNFNRQLEDLYSSVKYMGSLCEKAIENASQTVVGDNADKIKEYAKNVNFYEKEINHSEDYIEKLCMGLLLHQQPVASDLRTVSSALKLISDMERIGDQASDITELSGYINNCEFNGKIHLKDMFKATIDLVKKAVTSFSEKNLEMAQSAILDDDIIDNYFDKVKIELIQMIQSNTDAELCVDLLMVAKYLERIGDHSVNIAEWVVYSITGVHKDMN, from the coding sequence ATGAGAGATAACTTTAACAGACAACTTGAAGACCTATATTCAAGCGTAAAGTATATGGGTAGCCTATGTGAAAAGGCAATCGAAAATGCATCTCAAACTGTTGTTGGAGATAATGCTGACAAAATCAAGGAATATGCAAAGAATGTAAATTTCTATGAAAAAGAAATTAACCATAGTGAAGACTATATCGAAAAGCTATGTATGGGACTTTTACTACATCAGCAACCTGTAGCAAGTGACTTAAGAACAGTTTCTTCTGCACTAAAGCTGATTTCCGATATGGAGAGAATCGGTGACCAGGCTTCTGATATTACTGAACTTTCAGGATATATCAATAACTGTGAATTTAACGGAAAAATTCACCTAAAGGATATGTTTAAGGCAACTATTGACCTTGTAAAGAAAGCAGTAACATCTTTCTCAGAAAAAAATCTTGAAATGGCACAAAGTGCTATTCTTGATGATGATATTATTGACAACTACTTTGATAAAGTTAAGATTGAGCTTATTCAGATGATTCAAAGTAATACAGATGCTGAACTTTGTGTTGACCTACTAATGGTTGCAAAGTATCTTGAAAGAATAGGTGACCACTCAGTAAATATTGCTGAATGGGTTGTTTATTCAATTACAGGTGTTCACAAGGATATGAATTAA
- a CDS encoding thiamine pyrophosphate-binding protein, translating into MKASDFIVSYLKEQGIKDIFGYQGTMIAHFVDSVCKADGIENHMCYNEQGAAFAAVGLAKASGKTAVAYSTSGPGAINLMNGIADAYYDSAPVVFFTGQLNEYEYTGISELRQQGFQETDVVNMVKPITKYATHISKVEDLKYELEKAFYIANEGRKGPVVLDIPMNVQREDLDLEKAKSFTPPKDKVIINYEMVATQIIDEIIKAEKPMLLLGNGIVKGSDFHKDVLKLVKELNIPVITSLLGRHLLKVDDELNFGYIGAAYGHRYANILAYKKSDLIVSLACSFCKRQTGGKSENFAKNAKIIRVDIDRNELLRKVHSDETHYCCDCEKLVKAMLKVLKDKKVDKTSWVETCKKVKEPLVDFDNHSKEREPNKFIDLISNYATDDTVVCCDVGQHQVWMGQSFKITDNQRLLFSGGHGAMGFALPAAIGAYYLNKKPTVAVCGDGAFQMNIQELQWVKRENLPVTSIVLNNESLGLIQQQQDDFFDGNHFGSTAEGGYDAPVFKNIGEAYGINSYSVNSIEELEDTLKTIDKTKPNLIEVHLDIKSKAYPKTYFGEEMYNQKPYIDKELMEEILAY; encoded by the coding sequence ATGAAAGCAAGTGATTTTATTGTTTCTTACTTAAAGGAACAAGGTATTAAAGATATATTCGGTTATCAAGGTACAATGATTGCTCACTTTGTTGATTCTGTTTGTAAAGCTGATGGAATAGAAAACCATATGTGTTACAACGAACAAGGTGCTGCTTTTGCAGCAGTCGGACTTGCAAAGGCTAGTGGCAAAACTGCTGTAGCTTATTCAACATCAGGACCGGGAGCAATTAACCTAATGAACGGTATTGCCGATGCTTACTATGACAGTGCACCGGTGGTGTTCTTTACCGGTCAGCTAAATGAGTATGAATATACCGGTATCTCAGAGCTAAGACAACAAGGTTTCCAAGAAACTGATGTTGTAAATATGGTTAAGCCAATTACAAAGTATGCAACTCATATTAGCAAGGTTGAGGACCTAAAGTATGAACTTGAAAAGGCTTTTTACATTGCTAACGAAGGCAGAAAAGGTCCTGTTGTTCTGGACATTCCTATGAATGTACAGAGAGAAGATTTGGACTTAGAAAAGGCAAAGTCATTTACCCCACCAAAGGACAAAGTAATTATTAATTACGAAATGGTGGCAACTCAAATTATTGATGAAATTATCAAGGCTGAAAAGCCAATGCTACTACTTGGCAACGGTATTGTAAAAGGAAGTGACTTCCACAAGGATGTTCTTAAATTAGTTAAAGAACTTAACATTCCTGTTATCACTTCCCTACTTGGCAGACACCTTCTTAAAGTTGATGATGAACTTAACTTTGGTTATATCGGTGCTGCTTACGGTCACAGATATGCAAACATTCTTGCATATAAAAAGTCAGACCTTATTGTTTCCTTAGCTTGTTCTTTCTGTAAAAGACAGACCGGTGGCAAAAGTGAGAACTTTGCTAAGAATGCAAAAATTATCAGAGTTGATATAGACAGAAACGAATTGCTAAGAAAAGTTCACAGTGATGAAACTCACTACTGTTGTGACTGTGAAAAATTAGTAAAAGCTATGCTAAAGGTTCTTAAGGACAAGAAGGTTGACAAAACTTCTTGGGTAGAAACCTGTAAGAAAGTTAAAGAACCACTTGTTGACTTTGACAATCACAGTAAAGAAAGAGAACCTAATAAGTTTATTGACCTTATTTCAAACTATGCAACAGATGATACTGTTGTTTGTTGTGATGTTGGACAACATCAGGTTTGGATGGGACAATCCTTTAAGATTACAGATAACCAAAGGTTACTGTTCTCAGGTGGCCATGGTGCAATGGGATTTGCACTTCCTGCTGCTATCGGTGCTTATTACCTAAACAAAAAGCCTACTGTTGCAGTTTGTGGTGACGGTGCTTTCCAGATGAATATTCAAGAACTACAATGGGTTAAGAGAGAGAACTTGCCTGTTACTTCTATTGTGCTAAACAATGAAAGTCTTGGTCTTATTCAGCAACAACAAGATGATTTCTTTGATGGAAACCACTTTGGTTCTACTGCTGAGGGTGGCTATGATGCACCTGTATTCAAGAATATCGGTGAGGCTTATGGTATCAATTCCTATAGCGTTAACAGTATTGAGGAACTTGAAGATACACTAAAAACTATTGACAAAACAAAGCCAAACTTAATTGAAGTACACCTTGACATTAAGTCAAAGGCTTATCCAAAGACTTATTTTGGTGAAGAAATGTACAACCAAAAACCATATATTGATAAAGAACTTATGGAGGAGATTTTGGCTTATTAA
- a CDS encoding DUF896 domain-containing protein, giving the protein MDELIKRINELAKKKKSAGLTKEEAEEQIELRQQYLDKFREGFKQRLENIDVETPDGKVRPLTEFKKKNNDNIQ; this is encoded by the coding sequence ATGGACGAACTAATTAAGAGAATAAATGAACTTGCTAAGAAGAAAAAATCTGCCGGTTTAACTAAGGAAGAAGCAGAAGAACAGATTGAGCTTAGACAACAGTACCTTGACAAATTCAGAGAAGGCTTTAAGCAAAGACTTGAAAATATTGATGTTGAAACTCCTGACGGTAAGGTTAGACCTTTAACCGAATTTAAGAAGAAAAACAATGACAATATTCAGTAA
- a CDS encoding MutS-related protein — MADISLLYPKGKEVSTMTLTEESINDLSVDYIVESLTKDIYEKNSIKKILTNLTCDIDVINYRADVFEDILNFPELRDGLVELLKKLEDLRELEKFNKDGDASSLWQLINRLREIDGYVLCITMLKNILNTIPIKSQGLLDLKQTIEDIYNNGGFDILKKDIDETMAKAQNLKSVTIGVNLDSVLKPKNAGVISLNNFEITNSGILKNFMGFTGSKEELNSDEKVLSSHKLHPANPSLTRMKFGSAQQGANTNVHIDTSGSATGDDPLSQSLKKVVTDILKRMVKSIKATLQKYVNISGYSLVGLMPEIIFYIRFAELVDKMKEKNLPVCKPLAVPDDRVAYGEDIYNIKLAIKRTKGEEFDIIGNDITFDDEQRIYVMTGPNRGGKTTFTQAVGHCFLLAQAGIYVPATKFNYSPVDNIYTHFPADENDTVDLGRLGEESKRLSDIFKVATDKSLLLLNESLATTNVAEGVFIAKDVIKAMAYLGVRSVFNTHMHELAHHLDEYNSDDSYRSKVQSLVTGMKDGHRSFKCEIAPPQGVSYAKDIAEKYGVTYDQIKKNIDNR, encoded by the coding sequence ATGGCTGATATAAGTTTACTTTACCCAAAAGGTAAGGAAGTTTCTACAATGACTTTAACCGAGGAATCTATAAACGACCTTTCTGTTGATTACATTGTTGAAAGCCTTACCAAAGATATATACGAAAAAAACAGTATCAAAAAAATTTTAACAAACCTAACTTGTGATATTGATGTTATCAACTATAGAGCAGATGTTTTTGAGGATATTCTTAATTTCCCTGAACTGAGAGATGGTTTAGTGGAACTTTTGAAAAAGTTAGAGGATTTACGAGAACTTGAAAAGTTCAACAAAGACGGTGATGCATCATCCTTGTGGCAACTTATTAACAGACTTAGAGAAATTGACGGTTATGTGCTATGTATCACAATGCTAAAGAATATTCTAAACACTATTCCTATTAAGTCACAAGGTCTACTTGACCTTAAACAGACTATTGAGGATATTTACAACAACGGTGGTTTTGATATTCTGAAAAAGGATATTGATGAAACAATGGCAAAAGCTCAGAACCTCAAGTCGGTTACTATTGGTGTTAACCTTGACAGTGTGTTAAAGCCTAAGAATGCCGGTGTTATCTCTCTAAATAATTTTGAGATTACTAACAGTGGTATCCTAAAGAACTTTATGGGTTTTACCGGTTCAAAGGAAGAATTGAACAGTGATGAAAAAGTACTTTCAAGTCACAAACTTCATCCGGCAAATCCCAGCTTAACTAGGATGAAATTCGGTTCTGCTCAACAAGGTGCAAATACTAATGTACATATTGATACATCAGGTTCTGCTACAGGTGATGACCCATTATCTCAAAGTCTAAAGAAGGTTGTTACCGATATTCTTAAGAGAATGGTAAAAAGTATCAAGGCAACACTTCAAAAGTATGTTAATATTTCAGGTTACTCATTAGTGGGCTTAATGCCTGAGATTATCTTTTACATTCGTTTTGCCGAACTTGTTGACAAGATGAAAGAAAAGAATTTACCTGTGTGTAAACCACTTGCAGTTCCTGATGACAGAGTGGCTTACGGTGAAGATATTTATAATATAAAACTTGCAATTAAGCGAACTAAGGGTGAAGAATTTGACATTATCGGTAATGACATTACCTTTGATGATGAGCAAAGAATTTATGTTATGACAGGCCCAAACAGAGGTGGCAAAACTACATTTACCCAAGCAGTAGGTCATTGTTTCTTACTGGCACAAGCCGGTATTTATGTACCTGCAACAAAGTTCAACTACAGTCCTGTTGACAACATTTACACTCATTTTCCTGCTGATGAAAACGATACTGTTGACCTAGGCAGATTAGGAGAAGAAAGCAAAAGGCTTTCTGATATTTTTAAGGTTGCAACCGATAAGTCATTACTTCTGCTTAACGAAAGTTTGGCTACAACAAATGTTGCTGAGGGTGTGTTTATTGCTAAGGATGTTATTAAGGCAATGGCTTACCTAGGTGTTCGTTCAGTATTTAACACACATATGCATGAACTTGCCCATCACCTTGATGAATACAACAGTGATGATAGTTATAGGAGTAAAGTCCAAAGCCTTGTTACCGGTATGAAAGACGGTCACAGAAGTTTTAAGTGTGAGATTGCACCACCACAGGGTGTTTCTTATGCTAAAGATATTGCAGAGAAATACGGCGTAACCTACGACCAAATTAAAAAGAATATAGACAATAGATAA
- a CDS encoding Gfo/Idh/MocA family oxidoreductase has protein sequence MKKVITYGTFDLFHQGHYNIIKRAKAYGDYLIVGVTSESYDIERGKLSVHDSLLTRIENVKKTGLVDEIIVEEYLGQKTRDIIQYDIDTLVVGSDWIGKFDHLKQYCNVVYLERTKNISSTQIREKSSAIRNFGVITDNADDLGVVSETKYVSGIHIERVFSEDIDVAEEFCNKYELNSYGNCFEKFCQDLSIVYIKCDLEKRYNYIKQCIEKGVHVICEFPFSLDNEKCQELNKLAREKNVILMENIVMVYLRAFSQFLWIADSNEVGKVLSIDIGMSNDFFEYEKTLEDMSVLAITAVTKLLGTEAKYISKNLIPGNEDGEEYCSMFFRYEDAVARIEIGKNIDLHNHLTVIGTKGRIVLEDDWWNTGYFKVIKNGCKKVDRRSFNFEGTGFRYLIQELLIMLRDERYECNRLTDDEACSILKVLNKLED, from the coding sequence ATGAAAAAGGTTATTACTTACGGAACATTCGATTTGTTCCATCAAGGTCATTATAATATTATTAAAAGAGCAAAGGCATACGGAGATTATCTGATTGTTGGTGTAACCTCCGAAAGTTATGATATTGAGAGAGGTAAACTTTCTGTTCACGATTCACTTCTTACAAGAATTGAAAATGTTAAGAAAACAGGTTTAGTTGATGAAATTATTGTTGAAGAATATTTAGGTCAAAAGACTAGAGATATTATTCAGTATGATATTGATACACTTGTTGTTGGTAGTGACTGGATTGGCAAGTTCGACCACCTAAAGCAGTACTGCAATGTTGTTTACCTAGAAAGAACAAAGAATATTTCTTCCACTCAGATTAGAGAAAAAAGCAGTGCAATCAGAAACTTTGGTGTTATTACCGACAATGCTGATGACCTAGGTGTTGTTAGCGAAACTAAGTATGTTTCCGGTATTCACATTGAAAGAGTATTTAGTGAAGATATTGATGTAGCTGAGGAATTCTGTAATAAGTATGAACTAAATTCTTATGGCAACTGCTTTGAAAAGTTCTGTCAGGACCTTAGTATTGTATATATTAAGTGCGACTTAGAAAAGCGATACAACTACATTAAGCAATGTATTGAAAAAGGTGTTCATGTTATTTGTGAATTTCCTTTCTCACTTGATAATGAAAAGTGTCAGGAACTAAACAAACTTGCAAGAGAAAAGAATGTTATCCTTATGGAAAACATTGTTATGGTTTACCTAAGAGCTTTCTCTCAATTTCTATGGATTGCCGACAGTAACGAAGTTGGCAAGGTGTTAAGCATTGATATTGGTATGAGTAACGATTTCTTTGAATACGAAAAGACTCTTGAAGATATGTCTGTACTTGCTATTACTGCTGTAACAAAGCTACTTGGTACTGAGGCTAAGTACATTTCAAAGAATCTAATTCCGGGTAACGAAGATGGTGAAGAATACTGTTCAATGTTCTTTAGATATGAAGATGCAGTTGCAAGAATTGAAATAGGTAAGAACATTGATTTACACAACCACCTAACTGTTATCGGTACTAAGGGCAGAATTGTTCTTGAGGATGACTGGTGGAACACAGGTTACTTTAAGGTTATTAAGAATGGTTGCAAAAAGGTTGACAGAAGGTCATTTAACTTTGAAGGTACAGGCTTCCGTTACTTAATTCAAGAACTGCTGATTATGCTTAGAGATGAAAGATATGAGTGTAATCGTCTAACAGATGATGAGGCTTGTTCAATTCTAAAGGTACTAAACAAATTAGAAGACTGA
- a CDS encoding Na/Pi cotransporter family protein has product MGILNILNLVGGLALFLFGMQFMGDALEKRAGGKLESILARMTSNKWKGLLLGLAVTAVIQSSSATTVMVVGFVNSGIMVLRQAISVIMGANIGTTVTSWILSLTGIQSDNIFVSLLKPSSFTPILALIGIILYMFLKSNKSKDVGQILLGFAVLMFGMESMSDAVAPLKDVPEFQDILLMFTNPVLGVLAGAILTAVIQSSSASVGILQALSSTGQITFGSAIPIIMGQNIGTCVTALISSIGANKGAKRAAVVHLCFNIGGTIIWLTVFEVLNMFIHFDFLANQIGVMGIAIVHSVFNVLCTLTFIPLTKQLEKLACIIVRDNHKEQKIQTLDTRLYATPAVAIENCSKVVIQMATEAFTSIKSAFSLILKYDQNIAEEIRNSEKKVDKLEDNIGNYLLGLSAQSLTDKDNLTVSKYLHLIGDLERISDHAVGLMSSAKEIDEKSLTFSDTAKKEIKQMYCAVEEILNYTLKTLTDDDLRSAAEIGPLEEVIDELKNQLQKNHIKRLQNKGCTIEMGFVLSDITTILERVSDHCNNIALCIIEANRESMGIHEQSKYLKKSNPLFQEKYEKYYDKYAIA; this is encoded by the coding sequence ATGGGTATTCTAAACATATTAAATCTAGTTGGTGGACTGGCACTGTTTCTTTTTGGTATGCAGTTTATGGGAGATGCACTTGAGAAAAGAGCAGGTGGTAAGCTGGAATCTATCTTAGCAAGAATGACATCTAACAAGTGGAAAGGTCTTTTGCTAGGTCTTGCAGTTACAGCAGTAATCCAGTCCAGTTCAGCAACTACAGTTATGGTTGTTGGCTTTGTAAACTCAGGTATTATGGTACTAAGACAAGCCATCAGCGTTATTATGGGTGCTAACATCGGTACTACAGTAACTTCATGGATACTTAGTTTAACAGGTATTCAGAGTGACAATATCTTTGTCAGCCTATTAAAGCCAAGTTCATTTACACCAATCCTTGCCCTTATCGGTATTATCCTTTATATGTTCCTAAAGAGTAATAAGAGTAAAGATGTTGGTCAAATTCTTCTTGGCTTTGCAGTCCTAATGTTCGGTATGGAATCTATGAGTGATGCAGTTGCTCCACTTAAGGATGTACCGGAATTTCAGGACATTCTTTTAATGTTCACTAATCCTGTTCTTGGTGTATTAGCCGGTGCAATTCTTACAGCAGTTATTCAGAGTTCATCAGCATCAGTAGGTATTCTACAGGCACTAAGCTCAACAGGTCAAATTACATTCGGTTCTGCTATTCCAATTATTATGGGTCAGAACATCGGTACTTGTGTAACTGCTTTGATTTCTTCAATCGGTGCAAACAAAGGTGCTAAAAGAGCAGCAGTAGTTCACCTATGCTTTAACATTGGTGGTACAATTATTTGGCTAACTGTTTTTGAAGTTCTGAATATGTTTATTCACTTTGACTTCTTAGCCAACCAAATCGGTGTAATGGGTATTGCTATTGTTCACTCAGTATTTAATGTGCTATGTACTTTAACATTCATCCCACTAACTAAACAGTTAGAAAAGTTAGCTTGTATTATTGTCAGAGATAATCACAAGGAACAGAAAATTCAAACTCTTGATACAAGACTATATGCAACACCTGCAGTAGCTATTGAAAACTGTTCAAAGGTTGTTATTCAGATGGCAACTGAAGCATTTACATCTATCAAAAGTGCTTTTTCACTAATTCTAAAGTATGACCAAAACATTGCTGAAGAAATTAGAAATTCCGAAAAGAAAGTTGATAAGCTGGAAGATAATATCGGTAACTATCTACTTGGTTTATCTGCTCAAAGTTTAACTGATAAGGATAACTTAACAGTATCGAAGTATCTTCACCTAATCGGTGACTTAGAGAGAATTTCCGACCATGCAGTAGGTCTAATGAGTTCAGCTAAGGAAATTGATGAGAAAAGCTTGACTTTCTCAGATACTGCAAAGAAAGAAATTAAGCAAATGTACTGTGCAGTTGAAGAAATCCTTAACTACACTCTAAAGACTTTAACTGATGATGACTTAAGGTCAGCAGCAGAAATCGGACCTCTTGAAGAAGTTATTGATGAACTAAAGAATCAACTTCAAAAGAACCATATTAAGAGATTACAGAACAAAGGTTGTACTATTGAAATGGGCTTTGTCCTATCAGATATTACAACAATTCTTGAAAGAGTGTCTGACCATTGCAACAACATTGCCCTTTGCATTATTGAAGCAAATAGAGAAAGTATGGGTATTCATGAACAAAGTAAGTACCTAAAGAAGTCAAACCCTCTGTTCCAAGAAAAATATGAAAAGTATTACGATAAATATGCTATTGCTTAA